One Sodalinema gerasimenkoae IPPAS B-353 DNA segment encodes these proteins:
- a CDS encoding peroxiredoxin, whose product MTQEGCLRVGQPAPDFTATAVVDREFKTVKLSDYRGKYVVLFFYPLDFTFVCPTEITAFSDRHEEFSKLNTEILGVSCDSEFSHLAWIQTDRKSGGVGDLNYPLVSDYKKEISSAYNVLDPDAGVALRGLFLIDKDGVIQHSTINNLAFGRNVDETLRTLQAIQYVQEHPDEVCPAGWTPGEKTMKPDPVASKEYFAAI is encoded by the coding sequence ATGACACAAGAAGGATGTCTACGAGTGGGTCAACCCGCTCCCGATTTTACGGCAACGGCCGTTGTTGACCGCGAATTCAAGACCGTTAAACTGTCGGACTATCGTGGTAAGTATGTGGTGCTGTTCTTCTATCCTTTAGACTTCACCTTCGTCTGTCCGACGGAAATTACTGCCTTTAGCGATCGCCACGAAGAGTTCAGCAAACTCAACACAGAAATTCTCGGCGTCTCCTGCGATAGCGAGTTCTCTCACCTCGCCTGGATTCAGACCGATCGCAAATCCGGCGGTGTCGGCGACTTAAACTATCCCCTCGTCTCTGACTACAAAAAAGAAATCAGTTCCGCCTATAACGTCTTAGATCCCGACGCTGGCGTGGCCCTGCGTGGCTTGTTCCTGATTGACAAAGACGGCGTTATCCAGCATTCGACCATCAACAACCTGGCGTTTGGTCGCAACGTTGACGAAACCCTGCGTACCTTACAAGCCATCCAATACGTCCAGGAACACCCTGACGAAGTCTGTCCTGCGGGTTGGACTCCTGGGGAGAAAACCATGAAACCCGATCCCGTGGCCTCCAAGGAATACTTCGCAGCTATCTAA
- a CDS encoding tetratricopeptide repeat protein, with protein sequence MTATLSSLSPSEVSESTLLSWVNQGQSSGGSASPGWHIPGQGRVIYGTESNDRLTGTRGNDTIFGLGGNDVLRGGAGNDVLSGGEGRDTLTGGGGSNHFVLAPSPRDRDVITDFNPDQDKIRLERGVSLFSLTVTPQSDRTIIHQNGRPLSILLNTDTDLSRDDFLTVNDVRRYERQIATSRRRIESSFWVNPHDYHQWGQALAGLGYHREAIAKYNSAIRLGGQDTSKYHLSLGDSHLALGNTWNAIQNYNKAVSEAGRWGGGSTVIDANMGLGLAYAERGNHSRAIDHYNQVIRSRRNNNEAYYQRGLSHLAQGRYDWAINDLTQASILKPNEVSYHMKLGEIHDRLGQPQFSEWSYSRAISLDNFSADAYYKRGLARRQLGRFDARSDFQEAARLYRSQENWPAGSEALQQSFRPTRPMRPTRSYNPFYNPYRNPAAGQRFFLPYNPPFYPASPRASWTTPWSTYYNFNTPMPRYTPWR encoded by the coding sequence GTGACAGCAACACTATCATCACTATCGCCATCGGAAGTGAGCGAGTCAACCCTACTATCATGGGTGAACCAGGGGCAAAGTTCGGGAGGTTCTGCGAGTCCCGGTTGGCATATACCGGGCCAAGGCAGGGTCATCTACGGAACAGAGTCGAATGATCGGCTTACGGGGACTCGAGGTAATGACACAATTTTTGGCTTAGGGGGTAATGATGTACTCCGGGGTGGAGCCGGCAATGATGTTTTATCTGGTGGAGAGGGACGAGATACTCTCACCGGTGGTGGAGGCTCCAATCACTTTGTTCTAGCACCCTCACCCCGCGATCGCGATGTCATCACTGACTTTAATCCCGACCAGGATAAAATTCGTTTAGAGCGGGGGGTCTCACTCTTCAGTTTGACAGTGACGCCTCAGTCTGATCGAACTATCATTCACCAAAATGGTCGCCCCTTATCCATCCTCTTAAACACCGATACCGACCTATCTCGGGATGACTTTCTCACCGTCAACGATGTACGTCGCTACGAACGACAAATTGCCACCAGTCGGCGACGGATTGAAAGCTCCTTTTGGGTTAACCCTCATGACTATCATCAATGGGGTCAAGCCCTAGCTGGCCTGGGATACCATCGGGAGGCGATCGCGAAGTACAATAGTGCTATTCGCCTAGGGGGACAGGATACTTCTAAATATCACCTAAGTCTCGGGGATTCTCACTTGGCCTTAGGTAATACCTGGAATGCTATCCAGAATTATAACAAAGCCGTCTCTGAGGCGGGCCGCTGGGGAGGTGGGTCCACTGTGATCGATGCCAACATGGGCTTGGGACTTGCTTATGCTGAGCGAGGGAACCACTCTAGGGCCATTGACCACTACAACCAGGTCATTCGGTCTCGACGGAACAACAATGAAGCCTACTATCAACGGGGCTTATCTCATCTAGCCCAAGGACGCTACGACTGGGCCATTAACGATCTCACCCAGGCGAGCATCTTGAAGCCCAATGAGGTGTCTTACCACATGAAACTCGGTGAGATTCATGACCGGCTAGGACAACCTCAGTTCTCAGAATGGAGTTATAGCCGAGCCATCAGTCTCGATAACTTCTCAGCCGATGCCTACTACAAACGGGGTCTAGCTCGCCGACAACTGGGTCGCTTTGATGCACGATCTGATTTCCAAGAAGCGGCTCGGTTGTACCGCTCACAAGAAAACTGGCCGGCAGGATCTGAAGCACTCCAACAGAGCTTCCGTCCCACTCGACCCATGCGTCCGACACGATCTTATAACCCGTTCTACAATCCTTACCGCAACCCAGCTGCCGGACAACGTTTCTTCTTGCCCTACAATCCTCCCTTCTACCCCGCTTCCCCTCGTGCCTCTTGGACAACCCCATGGTCAACCTACTACAACTTTAATACGCCAATGCCCCGCTATACCCCCTGGCGTTAG
- a CDS encoding CP12 domain-containing protein yields the protein MNTDIVTVRGSTTVAEAVQLMKDNKTRALIVERRGDDDAYGIVTETDVTYKVVAFGRDPKAMRVYEIMSKPCIVVNPDLCVEYIARLFANTGIHFAPVIKDTLVGTVSVSDILTKGDFVERPRSLLLEDKIQEAIEEARATCAEKGPRSPECASAWDVVEELQAEAAHQKAERLHQTAFEEYCHENPDAPEARVYDT from the coding sequence ATGAACACTGACATCGTGACGGTGCGTGGCAGCACCACCGTTGCTGAGGCAGTGCAGTTGATGAAAGACAACAAGACCCGTGCGCTCATCGTTGAGCGTCGTGGGGATGATGACGCTTATGGCATTGTCACCGAAACCGATGTCACCTATAAAGTGGTGGCCTTTGGCCGGGATCCTAAAGCCATGCGGGTGTACGAGATTATGAGCAAACCCTGCATCGTGGTCAATCCTGATCTATGTGTTGAGTATATTGCTCGCCTGTTTGCCAATACGGGGATTCACTTTGCCCCGGTGATTAAGGATACTCTGGTTGGGACGGTGTCGGTGTCCGACATTTTGACCAAGGGCGATTTCGTGGAACGGCCCCGCAGCCTGCTGCTCGAAGATAAGATTCAAGAGGCCATTGAGGAAGCTCGCGCGACCTGTGCTGAGAAAGGTCCGCGATCGCCCGAATGTGCCTCAGCTTGGGATGTGGTGGAAGAACTACAAGCCGAAGCGGCACACCAGAAAGCGGAGCGTCTGCATCAGACGGCCTTCGAGGAATACTGTCACGAGAACCCCGATGCCCCTGAGGCGCGGGTCTATGACACCTAA
- a CDS encoding TenA family protein, with the protein MTLSSTLWQANQDLAQACLQHPFVQGIARGDLPRQRFGYYVGQDAFFLQAFARAYSVAAAKCTDWATFQVFHRLTQGVIEELHLHHSYSQDWDVDLTTVEAGPSTRRYTDFLLATAWQADIATIAAAMSPCMRLYLFLGRELAKDGIPDHQYADWICTYGSDEFEPLARQLEEVVDGQGCDRPQLRQTYRYAMECELAFFEAAWAAFA; encoded by the coding sequence ATGACCCTATCTTCAACTTTATGGCAGGCAAATCAGGACTTAGCTCAGGCGTGCCTCCAGCATCCATTTGTTCAAGGAATTGCCCGGGGCGATTTACCCCGTCAGCGGTTTGGTTATTATGTGGGGCAGGATGCCTTTTTTTTACAGGCCTTTGCTCGAGCGTATAGTGTGGCGGCCGCAAAATGCACCGATTGGGCAACGTTTCAGGTGTTTCACCGATTAACCCAAGGGGTGATCGAGGAACTCCATCTGCATCACAGTTATAGCCAAGACTGGGACGTTGATCTCACCACCGTGGAAGCTGGCCCCTCAACACGGCGTTATACTGATTTTCTCTTAGCTACAGCCTGGCAGGCTGACATAGCAACCATTGCAGCGGCGATGTCCCCCTGTATGCGGCTCTATCTATTCCTGGGGCGAGAATTGGCAAAAGATGGCATCCCTGATCACCAATATGCCGATTGGATCTGTACCTATGGTAGCGACGAGTTTGAGCCATTGGCAAGACAGCTCGAAGAGGTGGTCGATGGCCAGGGATGCGATCGCCCCCAACTACGGCAAACCTACCGCTACGCCATGGAATGCGAACTCGCTTTCTTTGAAGCCGCTTGGGCCGCCTTCGCCTAA
- a CDS encoding SanA/YdcF family protein — protein sequence MGLRWVGGAIALVLLTLLLVTVLVNYATGSRRFKTLGLLPARPVAIIFGAGVWEDGTPSPMLADRVLAGVELYQQGKVERLLMSGDHQNPDYNEVDPMIQLARESGVPEAAILSDRLGLSTYDTCRRARDHYGIRQAILVSQRYHLPRAIYIAQRLGLDVMGYGVADWGVYRYRSMLSYQLREVIALCKAIAQTRSHA from the coding sequence ATGGGACTGCGTTGGGTTGGGGGGGCGATCGCCCTTGTCCTCCTAACCCTACTTCTGGTCACCGTGTTGGTGAATTATGCCACCGGGTCTCGTCGCTTTAAGACTCTAGGGTTGCTTCCAGCTCGTCCGGTGGCCATCATTTTTGGTGCTGGGGTTTGGGAGGATGGTACGCCGAGTCCCATGTTGGCAGATAGAGTCCTGGCTGGGGTTGAGTTATATCAACAGGGGAAAGTGGAGCGGCTTCTGATGTCTGGAGACCATCAAAATCCGGATTATAACGAGGTAGACCCTATGATCCAACTGGCCCGGGAGTCGGGCGTGCCAGAGGCGGCAATTTTGAGCGATCGCCTTGGACTGAGTACCTATGACACCTGTCGCCGGGCCCGGGATCACTATGGTATCCGCCAGGCCATCTTAGTCAGCCAACGCTATCACCTCCCCCGGGCCATCTATATCGCCCAACGTCTTGGACTCGATGTGATGGGGTACGGTGTGGCCGATTGGGGAGTCTATCGCTATCGTTCCATGCTGTCTTATCAGCTGCGGGAGGTAATTGCCCTCTGTAAGGCGATCGCCCAAACCCGGAGTCATGCCTGA
- a CDS encoding peroxiredoxin family protein, protein MQLYSKNFRGLLNRRFLHNFLPIPATNQFYCDVATPDFELPDITNGRRVHLRDYRGQQPVILAFTRIFTEKQYCPLCLPHIVALNKNYHRFTELGVEVLMLTSTDERQSQIVVRDLGLKLPLLSNPDCDVFRRYGVGQALGAPLPAQFVLDEAGKLRYKHLFSFLDSNASVETLLDQVQPWVPSPEPAAAVAVP, encoded by the coding sequence ATGCAGCTTTACTCCAAAAACTTTCGTGGCTTACTGAACCGCCGTTTTTTGCACAACTTTCTCCCCATTCCTGCCACCAACCAGTTTTACTGCGACGTGGCCACCCCCGATTTTGAGCTACCGGATATCACCAATGGACGCCGAGTTCACCTACGGGACTATCGAGGCCAACAACCGGTGATTCTCGCCTTCACTCGGATTTTCACCGAAAAGCAGTATTGTCCTCTGTGTCTGCCCCATATTGTGGCCCTCAATAAGAACTATCACCGCTTCACGGAATTAGGGGTGGAAGTTTTGATGCTCACCAGTACCGATGAACGCCAAAGTCAGATTGTGGTGCGAGATTTAGGCTTAAAACTGCCCCTGCTCAGCAATCCCGATTGTGATGTCTTTCGTCGCTATGGGGTTGGACAAGCCTTAGGGGCCCCCCTTCCGGCCCAGTTTGTCCTAGATGAGGCGGGAAAACTGCGTTATAAACATCTCTTTTCCTTTTTGGATTCCAATGCGTCCGTTGAGACATTATTAGACCAGGTACAACCCTGGGTTCCGTCACCCGAACCCGCCGCCGCTGTCGCAGTCCCCTAA
- a CDS encoding ABC1 kinase family protein: MAGTSITKIAKPNSRQREILEVVLKHGWDYMRLLLSSNEAEEPELPPPTVLQRIFVDLGPVYVKLGQLLSTRPELLPPEYIEALSSLQADVPPVPWNEIEAQLNGELKQPLNTIFQDINHTPVAAGSLAQTHKAVLLNGREVALKIQRPGIDKTVERDIELLTNIAELVSGTDFGKYYDATSLAEEFSNALRDELDFTQEAHYTERLRRCLSKSSWFDVNQITVPEIIWDYTSQKLLTMEWLDGVPLLSAELTGEGHNGDVQAERNAITTLLFRSFLQQLFVEGFFHADPHPGNIFYLRDGRVAFLDVGMTGTLDPRTQGLLVETILAMISLDAQRCAQLSLQLAHPVRPVDFIQLENDYDRLLRRYYNLSVAQVNFSEAFFQLLQAARRNHLRWPSNMGLYAKALANLEGVARTFNPTVNLLDEIQPLTTDLMRRQLIGDNPLQQLLGATLEFKNLSLKSPRQVDFLLERVATETLKWNLQVSELTDLRQSLDESANRLSSSIVVGALILAGALVVSRDQTHRIPWLGNVLFWTACLLGLWLVFSIWRSGSKK; encoded by the coding sequence ATGGCCGGAACCTCCATCACCAAAATTGCTAAACCGAACTCTCGCCAGCGAGAAATCCTAGAAGTGGTTCTCAAGCATGGCTGGGATTACATGAGGTTACTGCTGAGCAGTAATGAAGCAGAAGAACCTGAACTTCCGCCGCCGACGGTTCTGCAACGAATTTTTGTGGATCTTGGGCCCGTCTATGTGAAACTCGGACAACTCCTGAGTACCCGGCCTGAACTACTCCCCCCTGAATATATTGAGGCCCTGAGTTCCCTCCAAGCAGATGTCCCACCAGTTCCCTGGAATGAAATCGAGGCACAACTCAACGGAGAATTGAAGCAACCCCTCAACACAATTTTCCAAGATATCAATCACACGCCAGTGGCAGCCGGGTCTCTGGCTCAAACCCATAAAGCCGTCTTACTCAACGGACGGGAGGTGGCCCTAAAAATTCAGCGTCCGGGGATTGACAAAACTGTTGAACGGGACATTGAACTGCTAACCAATATTGCTGAACTGGTTTCAGGAACGGATTTTGGCAAATACTATGATGCGACTAGCTTAGCGGAAGAGTTTAGCAACGCGCTGCGAGACGAATTAGATTTCACCCAGGAGGCTCATTATACAGAACGCCTCAGACGTTGTTTATCCAAAAGTTCTTGGTTTGATGTTAACCAGATTACAGTTCCCGAGATTATCTGGGACTACACCAGCCAGAAACTGCTAACCATGGAATGGCTCGATGGTGTGCCTCTGTTATCAGCAGAGTTGACCGGAGAGGGACATAATGGAGATGTGCAAGCCGAACGGAATGCCATTACCACACTACTATTCCGCTCTTTCCTGCAACAGTTGTTTGTGGAAGGATTTTTCCATGCGGACCCTCATCCCGGCAATATTTTCTATTTGCGGGATGGACGGGTGGCCTTTTTAGATGTGGGGATGACGGGAACTCTGGACCCCCGCACTCAGGGACTCTTGGTGGAAACCATTTTAGCGATGATTTCCCTGGATGCTCAACGTTGCGCTCAGTTGAGCCTACAGTTAGCGCATCCGGTTCGGCCCGTCGATTTCATTCAGTTGGAGAATGATTACGATCGCCTCCTACGGCGGTACTATAACCTCAGTGTGGCCCAGGTCAATTTCAGTGAGGCCTTTTTCCAACTCCTGCAAGCGGCGCGACGTAATCACCTCCGTTGGCCGAGTAATATGGGACTCTACGCCAAAGCCTTGGCCAATTTAGAGGGGGTGGCCCGCACCTTTAATCCAACGGTCAACCTTCTCGATGAGATTCAACCGTTGACGACAGATTTGATGCGCCGTCAACTGATTGGCGATAATCCCTTACAACAGTTGCTTGGCGCCACCCTGGAGTTTAAGAATCTCTCTCTGAAGTCCCCTCGTCAAGTGGATTTCCTCTTGGAACGGGTCGCCACTGAAACCTTAAAATGGAATCTCCAGGTGAGCGAACTGACGGATTTGCGTCAAAGCCTGGATGAGTCGGCTAACCGCTTGTCCTCTAGTATTGTGGTTGGGGCCTTGATTCTGGCCGGGGCCCTTGTGGTGTCCCGTGATCAGACTCACCGCATTCCTTGGTTGGGGAATGTCCTCTTCTGGACGGCTTGTCTGTTGGGGTTATGGCTGGTGTTTAGTATTTGGCGATCGGGGAGCAAAAAATAG
- a CDS encoding YqaE/Pmp3 family membrane protein codes for MDIIRIIAAVILPPLGVFLQVGLTGHFWLNILLTLLGYIPGVVHAIWIIARR; via the coding sequence ATGGATATTATTCGCATCATTGCTGCTGTCATCTTGCCGCCTCTGGGAGTCTTCTTACAGGTTGGTTTGACCGGACATTTTTGGCTCAACATTCTCTTAACCTTACTCGGTTACATTCCGGGTGTGGTTCACGCCATTTGGATTATCGCTAGGCGCTAA